Proteins encoded within one genomic window of Humulus lupulus chromosome 1, drHumLupu1.1, whole genome shotgun sequence:
- the LOC133815835 gene encoding uncharacterized protein LOC133815835, whose translation MCKNLNSVSLCFADDLVLFCKGNVHSVQILHDGFSQFSGASGLSMNLAKSHIYFGGLTAETKKDILDCLNIEEGSFPLKYLGIPLRPTKWKASDCGIIIKKIHLRLHSWASRHLSFVGRAQLIHSVLLGVRSYWMSIFLLPQSVSLEIDRLCRNFLWGSKGNRSKMHFTAWDLVCLPKSLGGIGFKEGSKWNKVLLAKYIWALSFKQDLLWVKWVNNIYLKGMDFWEYNLMVDVSWYWRKLVHLRSFLPRGTLEAVTLGRKIQLNNLFCIRSLTSWVLLYGFPNSVNGLLGWMGGLKAYFSESWQLHLLMLSISYG comes from the exons ATGTGCAAAAATCTAAACTCAGTTAGTCTCTGTTTTGCTGACGATCTTGTGTTGTTCTGTAAAGGGAATGTTCACTCTGTCCAAATTCTTCATGATGGTTTTTCTCAGTTTAGTGGTGCTTCGGGTTTATCTATGAATTTGGCCAAATCTCATATTTATTTTGGTGGTTTGACAGCTGAAACTAAGAAGGATATTCTGGACTGTCTTAACATTGAAGAGGGATCTTTTCCTTTGAAGTATCTCGGTATTCCTCTCCGTCCTACCAAATGGAAGGCTAGTGACTGTGGGATCATCATCAAAAAGATACATCTTCGGTTGCATTCTTGGGCTAGTCGTCATCTTTCATTTGTGGGTCGAGCTCAGCTCATTCACTCTGTTTTACTGGGTGTTAGGTCctattggatgagtattttcTTACTTCCCCAAAGTGTCTCTCTTGAGATTGATAGGCTTTGTCGGAACTTTCTCTGGGGTTCGAAAGGTAATCGAAGTAAAATGCATTTTACAGCTTGGGATCTTGTTTGTTTACCGAAAAGCTTAGGAGGCATTGGGTTCAAGGAAGGATCGAAATGGAATAAAGTTTTATTGGCCAAATATATTTGGGCGTTATCTTTTAAACAAGATTTGCTTTGGGTAAAATGGGTTAATAACATCTATCTCAAAGGTATGGATTTTTGGGAGTACAACCTAATGGTTGATgtgagctggtattggaggaagttgGTGCATCTGAGATCCTTTCTGCCCAGAGGTACTTTGGAGGCTGTGACTTTAGGTAGGAAGATACAGTTGAACAATCT ATTTTGCATAAGATCGCTGACTAGTTGGGTATTGCTATATGGCTTTCCAAATTCTGTGAATGGATTGCTTGGATGGATGGGAGGCCTAAAGGCCTATTTTAGCGAATCTTGGCAGCTACACTTGTTGATGCTGTCTATTTCATATGGCTGa